A single region of the Geobacillus subterraneus genome encodes:
- a CDS encoding IS256 family transposase, with the protein MSKSIPNVDWAHQLESAIRQFIKEKLELIMREEIKNFLEIEQAGTSNTRNGYYQRNLDTQYGRIEGLLVPRDRNGEFQTQLFAPYQRHTGWLEEAIIKMYQSGMSTREIGKFIERILGNAYSPTTISHITDVVKEDIVKWHTRPLPKRYSVLYLDGLYVKLRRDTVEKEVIYVVLGVNEEGYREILDFFVGGQESAYGWQEILQQLYKRGVQEVLLGVFDGLPGLEEAFKAVYPKADVQRCVVHKVRNTLNRVRKKDQFEVAEDLKLIYRAPNKEIALQMFQQFESKWSSKYPREAQSWANELDVLLTFMDYPSSIRSVIYTTNAIERTIKEIRKRLKPMNSLSSLEAAEKVVYLTIQDFNEKWAGRKLRGFAEAQEALQRMFEERYN; encoded by the coding sequence ATGTCTAAAAGTATACCGAATGTAGACTGGGCTCATCAACTGGAAAGTGCGATTCGCCAGTTTATAAAGGAAAAATTAGAGCTGATTATGCGTGAAGAAATAAAAAATTTCCTCGAAATAGAACAGGCTGGAACGTCGAATACGAGAAACGGCTACTATCAGCGAAATCTAGATACGCAATACGGTCGGATTGAAGGTCTTTTGGTCCCTAGAGACCGAAACGGAGAATTTCAAACCCAATTGTTCGCTCCCTACCAACGCCACACCGGCTGGCTCGAGGAAGCGATCATTAAGATGTATCAAAGTGGCATGAGTACGCGTGAAATTGGCAAGTTTATTGAACGAATTCTAGGAAATGCCTACTCCCCAACAACGATTAGTCATATCACGGATGTGGTAAAGGAAGACATTGTGAAATGGCATACACGTCCCCTACCCAAGCGATATTCGGTCTTATATTTGGATGGCTTGTACGTGAAACTTCGTCGCGATACCGTGGAGAAAGAGGTTATTTATGTGGTGTTAGGTGTAAACGAAGAAGGGTATCGTGAAATTCTCGATTTCTTCGTAGGTGGACAAGAAAGTGCCTACGGATGGCAAGAGATTCTTCAACAGCTCTACAAAAGAGGGGTACAAGAAGTGCTTCTGGGCGTATTCGATGGCCTTCCGGGCCTGGAGGAGGCCTTTAAAGCCGTTTATCCGAAAGCCGATGTACAGCGCTGTGTCGTTCACAAAGTCCGTAATACCTTAAATCGTGTTCGGAAAAAAGATCAATTTGAAGTGGCAGAGGATCTCAAACTGATTTATCGCGCACCGAATAAGGAAATTGCGTTACAGATGTTTCAACAGTTTGAGTCGAAATGGTCCAGCAAGTATCCGAGAGAAGCTCAATCTTGGGCCAATGAGTTGGATGTCCTCCTTACATTTATGGATTATCCAAGCAGTATTCGAAGTGTGATTTATACGACGAATGCCATCGAACGAACAATCAAGGAGATTCGGAAACGTCTAAAGCCGATGAACAGCCTGAGTAGTTTAGAAGCCGCTGAAAAAGTCGTGTATTTGACCATCCAAGACTTTAATGAGAAATGGGCAGGACGAAAGTTAAGAGGATTTGCCGAAGCACAGGAAGCCCTCCAGCGAATGTTTGAAGAACGTTACAATTAA
- a CDS encoding IS1634 family transposase, which translates to MNVQVKKVYRNDYLNIISALFKKLGLPQLIDHLVPVDPQCQTRVSDAVQAIIYNLFDGRQALVHVERWAQEVDCEKLIRPGLHPSWLNDDALARHLDRLYEADIHKVISTCLIHIYRKEGLSLRAFHADTTDKTVYGAYESASLEALQITHGYNRHHRWQKQIGFGLVGNEDGIPFYGDVHDGNLPDKTWNPEVLSRVHEQLKQAKMEDEWIYVADSAAMTKDTLAQTKAANAFLITRGPSSLRIVKRALAEADSAHIPWSDPFTLAERNGATYRVWETSSTYEGHPVRLIVVESSALDQRKGKTLEKERTKEAELLREEQAHWERHPFSCREDAEQALASLKTSLRPRFHQVKAAVKEIVRPKKRRGRPKKGAEPEMETRYLLRLDVEFDQNAWEQARRKASRFVLVTTVPEEWKGQQMDAQEILKLYKGQISVEMNFAFLKDPFFTDEIYVKKPERVAVLGYLFLLALAIYRVFQRRVRQFITPEHPLKGAGGRKLTRPTGQAIFQLFQYVNVVLLELPDGRIQRSLDRSLTPEQRRILQGLGLDESIYV; encoded by the coding sequence ATGAACGTTCAAGTCAAAAAGGTCTATCGTAATGATTATTTGAATATAATAAGTGCCCTATTCAAGAAACTGGGCCTGCCCCAATTGATTGACCATCTCGTTCCCGTTGATCCACAGTGCCAGACTCGAGTCAGCGATGCCGTTCAGGCCATCATCTACAATCTGTTTGACGGCCGGCAAGCCCTCGTTCACGTGGAACGATGGGCTCAGGAGGTCGATTGTGAGAAACTCATCCGTCCCGGTCTCCATCCTTCCTGGTTGAACGACGATGCCTTGGCTCGTCATCTCGACCGCTTGTATGAGGCCGACATTCACAAGGTGATCAGCACTTGCTTGATTCACATTTATCGCAAAGAAGGCCTTTCCCTCCGAGCCTTTCACGCCGATACGACGGACAAGACGGTTTACGGCGCGTATGAATCGGCCTCATTAGAGGCTTTGCAGATCACACATGGCTATAACCGCCATCATCGTTGGCAAAAACAGATCGGCTTCGGACTGGTCGGCAACGAGGACGGCATCCCGTTTTACGGCGATGTGCACGACGGCAACCTGCCTGACAAAACGTGGAATCCGGAGGTGCTGTCCCGTGTCCACGAACAGCTCAAACAAGCCAAGATGGAAGACGAATGGATTTACGTGGCCGATTCCGCCGCGATGACAAAAGACACTCTGGCGCAAACCAAAGCGGCCAACGCCTTTTTGATCACCCGAGGCCCTTCGTCGCTTCGGATCGTGAAACGGGCATTAGCGGAGGCCGATTCGGCCCACATCCCGTGGAGCGACCCCTTTACCCTGGCGGAGAGAAACGGCGCCACGTACCGGGTATGGGAAACATCCTCCACCTATGAAGGCCACCCCGTTCGGCTGATCGTCGTCGAATCGAGTGCGCTCGACCAGCGAAAAGGAAAGACGCTCGAAAAAGAACGAACCAAAGAAGCGGAGCTTCTTCGCGAGGAACAAGCCCATTGGGAGCGCCACCCTTTCTCGTGCCGGGAAGACGCTGAACAAGCCTTGGCGTCCCTCAAGACGTCCCTTCGCCCACGGTTTCATCAGGTCAAGGCCGCGGTCAAAGAGATCGTACGCCCGAAAAAACGGCGCGGACGGCCGAAAAAAGGGGCGGAACCCGAGATGGAGACGCGGTATCTCTTGCGCCTTGACGTCGAATTCGACCAAAACGCGTGGGAACAGGCAAGACGGAAAGCGTCCCGGTTTGTCCTCGTCACGACCGTTCCGGAGGAATGGAAGGGCCAACAAATGGATGCCCAAGAGATCTTGAAGCTATATAAAGGGCAGATCTCGGTGGAAATGAACTTCGCTTTTTTGAAAGACCCTTTTTTCACGGATGAGATCTATGTCAAAAAGCCAGAACGAGTTGCGGTATTGGGCTATTTGTTTCTCTTGGCCTTGGCCATTTACCGCGTCTTTCAGCGCCGGGTGCGCCAGTTCATCACACCCGAACACCCATTAAAGGGCGCCGGAGGCCGCAAGCTGACCCGACCGACGGGGCAGGCGATTTTCCAGCTGTTTCAATATGTGAACGTCGTCCTCCTGGAGCTGCCGGATGGACGCATCCAACGCTCACTGGATCGCTCCCTCACCCCTGAACAACGAAGGATTCTGCAGGGGTTGGGGCTGGATGAGAGCATTTACGTGTAA
- a CDS encoding alpha-amylase family glycosyl hydrolase has translation MWKVPKFIKQSYLVFLLALLLYSSFGFSFSRTEATTSTGALGPVTPKDTIYQIVTDRFFDGDPSNNKPPGFDPTLFDDPDGNNQGNGKDLKLYQGGDFQGIIDKIPYLKNMGITAVWISAPYENRDTVIEDYQSDGSINRWTSFHGYHARNYFATNKHFGTMKDFIRLRDALHQNGIKLVIDFVSNHSSRWQNPTLNFAPEDGKLYEPDKDANGNYVFDANGEPADYNGDGKVENLLADPHNDVNGFFHGLGDRGNDTSRFGYRYKDLGSLADYSQENALVVEHLEKAAKFWKSKGIDGFRHDATLHMNPAFVKGFKDAIDSDAGGPVTHFGEFFIGRPDPKYDEYRTFPERTGVNNLDFEYFRAATNAFGNFSETMSSFGDMMIKTSNDYIYENQTVTFLDNHDVTRFRYIQPNDKPYHAALAVLMTSRGIPNIYYGTEQYLMPSDSSDIAGRMFMQTSTNFDENTTAYKVIQKLSNLRKNNEAIAYGTTEILYSTNDVLVFKRQFYDKQVIVAVNRQPDQTFTIPELDTTLPVGTYSDVLGGLLYGSSMSVNNVNGQNKISSFTLSGGEVNVWSYNPSLGTLTPRIGDVISTMGRPGNTVYIYGTGLGGSVTVKFGSTVATVVSNSDQMIEAIVPNTNPGIQNITVTKGSVTSNPFRYEVLSGDQVQVIFHVNATTNWGENIYVVGNIPELGNWDPNQSSEAMLNPNYPEWFLPVSVPKGATFEFKFIKKDNNGNVIWESRSNRVFTAPNSSTGTIDTPLYFWDN, from the coding sequence ATGTGGAAGGTTCCAAAATTCATTAAACAATCATATCTCGTTTTTCTTCTTGCTCTATTGCTCTATTCTTCATTTGGTTTTTCGTTTTCCAGGACTGAGGCGACTACATCTACAGGAGCTTTAGGACCAGTTACCCCGAAAGACACAATATATCAGATCGTGACGGACCGTTTTTTTGATGGCGACCCATCAAATAACAAGCCTCCTGGTTTTGATCCTACCCTGTTTGATGATCCGGACGGCAATAACCAGGGGAACGGAAAAGATTTAAAGTTGTATCAAGGCGGTGATTTCCAAGGAATCATAGATAAAATTCCTTATTTAAAAAATATGGGGATAACTGCCGTTTGGATTTCCGCTCCTTATGAAAATAGGGACACTGTGATAGAAGATTATCAATCAGATGGAAGTATTAATCGTTGGACCAGTTTCCACGGTTACCATGCAAGAAATTATTTTGCAACTAACAAACATTTTGGTACTATGAAAGATTTTATTAGACTACGCGATGCTTTGCATCAAAATGGAATTAAACTAGTGATAGATTTTGTATCCAATCATTCGAGTCGTTGGCAAAACCCGACATTGAATTTTGCGCCTGAAGATGGTAAATTATATGAACCTGACAAGGATGCGAATGGCAATTACGTATTTGATGCTAATGGAGAGCCTGCGGATTACAACGGTGATGGAAAAGTTGAGAATCTCCTGGCGGATCCACATAACGACGTGAATGGTTTTTTCCATGGTCTGGGTGACCGGGGCAACGATACTTCTCGTTTTGGCTACCGTTACAAAGATCTAGGTTCTTTGGCTGATTATTCTCAGGAAAATGCACTAGTGGTTGAACATTTGGAGAAAGCAGCTAAATTTTGGAAATCAAAAGGGATCGATGGTTTTCGACATGATGCCACTTTGCATATGAATCCTGCATTTGTGAAGGGATTTAAAGATGCAATTGATTCAGATGCAGGTGGCCCGGTTACCCATTTTGGTGAATTTTTCATTGGAAGACCGGATCCCAAGTATGATGAGTACCGGACATTTCCTGAACGAACAGGAGTCAACAACTTGGATTTTGAATATTTCCGTGCGGCCACAAACGCATTTGGGAACTTTTCTGAAACGATGAGTTCCTTTGGTGATATGATGATCAAGACAAGTAATGATTACATTTATGAAAATCAAACAGTTACTTTCTTGGATAATCATGATGTAACAAGATTTCGCTATATTCAACCAAACGATAAACCTTATCATGCAGCTCTCGCTGTCTTGATGACATCACGTGGGATTCCTAACATTTATTACGGAACAGAGCAATATCTGATGCCGTCAGACTCAAGTGACATTGCGGGTCGGATGTTTATGCAGACTTCTACTAACTTCGATGAAAATACCACTGCATATAAAGTCATTCAAAAGCTTTCAAACTTAAGAAAAAATAATGAAGCTATTGCCTATGGAACCACAGAAATTTTATACAGCACAAATGATGTACTGGTCTTTAAAAGACAGTTCTATGATAAACAAGTAATTGTAGCGGTAAACCGACAACCGGATCAAACGTTTACCATTCCGGAGTTAGATACGACTCTTCCAGTAGGAACCTATAGTGATGTACTGGGTGGACTGTTATATGGGAGTTCAATGAGCGTAAATAATGTCAACGGTCAAAACAAAATTTCTAGCTTTACCTTGTCTGGAGGAGAGGTCAATGTCTGGTCGTATAACCCATCATTGGGGACTTTAACTCCAAGGATTGGCGACGTTATTTCCACCATGGGACGTCCCGGTAATACCGTTTACATTTACGGTACTGGATTAGGAGGAAGCGTAACAGTCAAATTCGGTTCTACTGTTGCTACTGTGGTGTCAAACAGCGATCAAATGATTGAGGCTATAGTTCCAAACACTAATCCTGGAATTCAAAATATTACAGTTACAAAAGGATCTGTAACCAGTAATCCTTTCCGATATGAGGTCCTATCCGGCGATCAGGTGCAAGTAATTTTTCATGTGAATGCCACAACGAATTGGGGGGAAAACATTTATGTTGTCGGAAACATTCCAGAGTTGGGAAACTGGGATCCGAACCAATCGTCTGAGGCGATGTTAAATCCGAACTATCCAGAATGGTTCTTGCCAGTGAGTGTGCCCAAGGGAGCTACTTTTGAATTCAAGTTTATCAAAAAAGATAACAATGGAAATGTCATTTGGGAAAGCAGGAGCAACAGAGTATTTACCGCACCGAACAGTTCGACCGGTACTATTGACACCCCTTTATATTTTTGGGATAACTAA